In Candidatus Dormiibacterota bacterium, the genomic window ACGCCCTCCTCGAGGACGGGGTGCGCCACGCCTCCCTCGACGAGGACGACGCCGCCCTGATGCAGCGGGAGGGCTTCGACGTGGTGCGGCTGCCGCTGGCCTGGTCGCGGCTGGAGCCGCGCCGGGGAGAGATCGACCGCGGCTACCTCGAGGCGGTGGCCGCGACCGTGGCGATGCTCGAGCGCCACGCCCTCCACGTGGTCCTGGAGATGCACTTCCTCGACTGGGGGCCGCGGTTCGGCGGCTCCGGCGCGCCGGCGTGGGCGGCGCTGCCGCTGGTGCCGGAGGCGCAATGGTGGCCGTGGGAGTCGTGGCGCAAGCACCTCTCCCCCGCGGTGAACGCGGCGGTCACCTACTTCTGGCTCTCCCCCGACTGGCAGGCCGACTACACCACCACCTGGCGGGCGGTGGCCGGGCGCTTCCGCGACGACCCCGGCGTGGCCGGCTACGACCTGGTCAACGAGCCCCATCCGCTGCCGCTGCCGCCGCGGATCTTCGAGGACCACTACCTCTGGCCGCTCTATGCCAGGACGGTGGCGGCGATCGGCGCCGTCGACCCCAACCATCTCCTCATCGTCGAGGGCACCCTCTTCGGCGACCTCCCGACCACGGTGCGACCGCTCCATGCCCGAGACCTCGTCTACTCCCCCCACCTCTACACCGGGGCGCTGGTCCCGCCGGCGTTCGACGGCGACCGCGGGCCGGTGGAGCGGCGCATCGCGGGCCAGTCCGCCGAGGCCGCCGCCGTGCCGGCGCCGATGTGGACCGGCGAGCTCGGCATCGACCATCACCAGGCCCGCGCCGCCGCCTGGGCCGACACCGCCCTCGACGCCTACGACGACCGCGCCACCGGCTGGGCCTGGTGGCAGTGGCGGGAGAGCCTCTCGTGGGGCATCCGCGACGCCGGCGGCGGCGCCATCGACCGCGAGTACCTGCGCCACCTCGCCCGTCCCTACGCGGTCGCGGCGCCGCCGGGGGTGCGCGGGGGGCGCGGCGACGGGCTCCGCGGGCACCTTGCGCTGGAGGTCGCCGCCGGCCACGGCGAGGGTGCGGTGGAGGTGGCGTGGCCGGCCGGCACCCTGGGCCCCCCGGGGGCGGCCGGGAGCTGCCTCGCCGGCTCGTCGTGGGATCCGGCCTCGGCCCGCCTGACCCTCACGCTGCTCGCCGGGCGAGGCTGCACCGTCGACGTTGCGACACTGTGATATCTCCTCAACGGTGGAGCCTTTGATGAGGCCGCATAATGCGGACAATCGTCCCGGTCAGCGTAGGAGAAGATGTGAGCGCCGCTCACACCGAAGACGCCGCCGCCGCGCCCATGCCCGACGCCTGGACCCGTGGCTACCTCGCCCAGCGGGCGGTGCAGGAGCACCTGGAGTCGAGCGCCGGCGTCACCGACTTCTTCGGCCGCCTGACCACGACCGTGGCCGGCCTGGTCGGCGCCCGGCGGGTCGCCTTCGCCCTGCTCGACCCGTCCGGCCGGTGGCTCGCGCCCCAGGCGGACGCCCACGGCTTCAGCGCAGGCGAGCTGGCGGCGGTCGGCCCGGTCGCCTGCGCGCCCGAGGGACGTGACCTGGCCAGCCGGATCGTCTACGCCAACGCCTCCTTCCACGCCGCGACCGACCTCACCAACCCGGAGATGGCACCCTTCGCGGAGGCGGTGGAAGCCCTCGGCGTGACCGACGCCATCGCCGTCTGCTGGCGGGCGGGGAGCACCCCGGTGGGCACGCTCACGGCGCTCGACTCGCAGCGCGGCGGCTTCACCGCGGACGACGTCCGGGTGCTGCGCAGCGCCGCCCAGGCGGCGGGCGCGGTGTGGCGCCACCAGCAGGCCGAGGCGGAGCTCGTCCGCCTGTACCAGGAGGCCCGCGACGCCAGCGACGCCGTGGACGGCTTCGTGAGCACGATCGTCCACGAGCTTCGCGGGCCGCTGACGGTGATCTGCGGCTACGCGGGGATGATCGCCCGGGGCGAGCTCGGCGAGCCCCCGGAGGCGTGGACCCGGCCGCTCGGCTTCCTCGTCGAGCACGCCGGCCGGATGAACCGGCTCGTCGACGACCTGCTCCTCGCCGCCCGGCTCAGCGCCGGCCGCCACTCCGCCGCGCTCCGGCGCATGGACGTGCGTGAGGCGGTGACCGCCGCCCTCTCCCGGGCCACCGCCCGGGCCGAGCTCGCCGGCGCCGGTCTCGACGCCACCCTGCCCGACGACCCCGTCACCGTGGTCGCCGACTC contains:
- a CDS encoding cellulase family glycosylhydrolase gives rise to the protein MSVTVAESATIPSLHVALSRRQQLRRPRRRQRGGGPVLWIALLLLPLAGVGWAYVPVDALTVRLPPPHRAAAAGLGWLHVAGGRIVDAGGRTVLLRGFNSDALLEDGVRHASLDEDDAALMQREGFDVVRLPLAWSRLEPRRGEIDRGYLEAVAATVAMLERHALHVVLEMHFLDWGPRFGGSGAPAWAALPLVPEAQWWPWESWRKHLSPAVNAAVTYFWLSPDWQADYTTTWRAVAGRFRDDPGVAGYDLVNEPHPLPLPPRIFEDHYLWPLYARTVAAIGAVDPNHLLIVEGTLFGDLPTTVRPLHARDLVYSPHLYTGALVPPAFDGDRGPVERRIAGQSAEAAAVPAPMWTGELGIDHHQARAAAWADTALDAYDDRATGWAWWQWRESLSWGIRDAGGGAIDREYLRHLARPYAVAAPPGVRGGRGDGLRGHLALEVAAGHGEGAVEVAWPAGTLGPPGAAGSCLAGSSWDPASARLTLTLLAGRGCTVDVATL
- a CDS encoding ATP-binding protein; translated protein: MSAAHTEDAAAAPMPDAWTRGYLAQRAVQEHLESSAGVTDFFGRLTTTVAGLVGARRVAFALLDPSGRWLAPQADAHGFSAGELAAVGPVACAPEGRDLASRIVYANASFHAATDLTNPEMAPFAEAVEALGVTDAIAVCWRAGSTPVGTLTALDSQRGGFTADDVRVLRSAAQAAGAVWRHQQAEAELVRLYQEARDASDAVDGFVSTIVHELRGPLTVICGYAGMIARGELGEPPEAWTRPLGFLVEHAGRMNRLVDDLLLAARLSAGRHSAALRRMDVREAVTAALSRATARAELAGAGLDATLPDDPVTVVADSDHVALILDNLLGNAITYGATSVTVRAGAEDGQATVSVTDDGRGIPVEMRDRIFERFARATGPGGPPGTGLGLYISRELANQLGGSLRLVESEPGVGSTFALRLPLAGDLEAAPPSP